The proteins below come from a single Pseudomonas chlororaphis genomic window:
- a CDS encoding transcriptional regulator: MSRSMPLSSLHIFVEVCKHNSMKKTADILCVTPGAISQQIKSLEDRMSVKLFERSHREISLTSAGRNLMDQLAVSFNNIEAVWEDFESFRTRSARLSVNTTLSFASAWLIPRLTRFQQRWPDIEINLSTSHYPADLRRDGIDVAIRHGQGVHPGHHSEKLWTPKTLPIGNPALLKTGRRIEQPADCLHYPLLQDASRSNWKLWLKAHGIEDSRSRRGSSFTDEQLLIDAAIAGQGLALVSDVYARPAIKAGHVVPVFAASTHTEMAYYLISTLEQADDWKINIFANWIKAEVSLFLKVSESSAQSRQPDYACD, encoded by the coding sequence ATGAGCCGATCAATGCCATTATCATCGCTCCATATATTTGTCGAGGTTTGCAAACACAACAGTATGAAAAAAACAGCTGACATACTCTGCGTTACCCCAGGCGCTATCAGTCAACAAATAAAAAGCCTCGAAGACCGAATGTCCGTCAAGCTGTTTGAACGCTCTCACCGAGAGATTAGCCTGACCAGTGCCGGAAGAAACTTGATGGATCAACTCGCCGTGTCTTTCAACAATATCGAAGCTGTCTGGGAAGACTTCGAATCTTTCAGAACCCGTTCCGCCCGACTGTCAGTCAATACCACCCTGTCCTTTGCCAGCGCCTGGCTGATCCCGCGACTCACCCGGTTTCAACAACGTTGGCCCGACATCGAAATCAACTTGTCGACCTCCCATTACCCGGCGGATTTACGCCGCGATGGCATCGACGTGGCCATTCGTCATGGCCAGGGCGTGCATCCGGGCCATCACAGCGAAAAACTGTGGACACCCAAGACCCTGCCCATCGGCAACCCGGCGTTGCTCAAGACAGGCCGACGAATAGAACAACCGGCCGATTGCCTGCACTACCCGCTACTTCAGGACGCCAGCCGCTCGAACTGGAAGCTCTGGCTCAAAGCCCACGGCATCGAAGACAGCCGCTCGCGGCGCGGTAGCAGCTTCACCGATGAGCAACTGTTGATTGACGCGGCCATCGCGGGCCAGGGGCTGGCCCTGGTCAGCGACGTCTATGCCCGGCCGGCGATCAAGGCCGGGCATGTGGTACCGGTCTTTGCGGCGTCAACCCATACCGAAATGGCTTACTACCTGATCAGCACGCTGGAACAGGCAGACGATTGGAAGATCAACATTTTCGCCAACTGGATAAAGGCCGAAGTCAGCCTGTTCCTGAAAGTCAGCGAGTCATCCGCACAATCCCGGCAACCCGATTACGCGTGTGACTGA
- a CDS encoding short-chain dehydrogenase — MTLTPALASNLLGRTVVIFGGTSGIGLAAAIQAKAAGAKVVVIGSNAARAEQAAQAHGLDGWRAADVTHREALEAALADIAVVDHLVLLAGTFVTGSIMSADVEHLRRAFDERIWASINAIRALGDRLSKAGSITFISGALADRPNAHGTAVIGAASAAMESLARGLALELAPIRVNTLSPGPIDTPIFSKALGEGRDAYVASLEQALPLKRIGTSAEAGEAVVFLMGNTFMNGAVLNVDGGARLV; from the coding sequence ATGACGCTCACCCCAGCACTTGCATCCAATCTTCTCGGCCGCACCGTGGTCATCTTCGGCGGTACATCGGGCATCGGCCTGGCCGCCGCGATACAGGCCAAGGCTGCCGGCGCCAAGGTTGTGGTCATCGGCTCGAATGCGGCCCGTGCCGAGCAGGCGGCGCAGGCACATGGCCTGGATGGATGGCGCGCAGCCGATGTGACCCACCGTGAGGCGCTGGAAGCGGCGCTGGCGGATATCGCAGTGGTGGATCACCTGGTGCTGCTCGCCGGTACGTTCGTCACTGGAAGCATCATGAGCGCTGACGTCGAACATTTGCGCCGGGCGTTCGATGAGCGTATCTGGGCGTCCATCAACGCTATCCGTGCCCTGGGTGACAGGCTTTCCAAGGCGGGATCGATCACCTTCATCTCGGGCGCACTCGCCGATCGGCCTAATGCCCATGGCACTGCCGTCATCGGCGCGGCCTCGGCCGCCATGGAGTCGCTGGCGCGGGGCCTGGCCCTGGAGTTGGCGCCGATTCGCGTCAACACGCTGTCGCCCGGTCCGATTGACACACCGATTTTCAGCAAGGCATTGGGCGAAGGTCGTGACGCTTACGTGGCGTCCCTGGAGCAGGCGCTGCCGCTTAAGCGCATTGGCACGTCGGCGGAAGCCGGCGAGGCGGTGGTGTTCCTGATGGGCAACACGTTCATGAACGGTGCCGTGCTCAACGTCGATGGCGGTGCTCGACTGGTCTGA
- a CDS encoding LysR family transcriptional regulator, with the protein MKAHIGLDRLTGLIAFARAASLGSYTAAARALSVSPSAVSKSVQRLEEHFGLMLFTRTTRSLTLTPEGRDLYERALRILREVEEIDQAAVASRAEPSGVLTVTAPLPIGVNILAPALPRFREQYPNLAIDLRLGDPYCDIIEQGIDVAIRVGNPSDSRLVSRPLGPHRIGAFASPHYLDRNGTPTTVEQLAQHECVNFRYQSTGQPLRWPYQAGDKVLEWSPDAAFTVDVSDAVAAIMAAGGGIGITPHYVAAPYVRRGELVPILPQFTVERFSITALWPESRRGSPNVKAFIAFVLELFPETPAWDEAVNQAVAARLG; encoded by the coding sequence ATGAAGGCACATATTGGACTGGACCGGCTGACCGGCCTCATCGCATTCGCGCGCGCCGCTTCGCTGGGCAGCTACACCGCTGCGGCCCGGGCGCTCTCGGTATCCCCCTCGGCCGTGAGCAAGAGCGTGCAGCGGCTTGAGGAGCACTTCGGCTTGATGCTCTTCACCCGCACCACGCGCTCCCTGACCCTCACACCCGAAGGGCGGGACCTGTACGAGCGGGCGTTGCGAATCCTGCGAGAGGTCGAAGAGATCGACCAGGCCGCGGTCGCCTCCCGCGCCGAGCCTTCAGGTGTGCTGACAGTCACCGCCCCGCTCCCCATCGGCGTGAACATCCTGGCGCCGGCGTTGCCCAGGTTCCGTGAGCAATACCCCAACCTGGCCATCGACCTGCGGCTTGGCGACCCGTATTGCGACATCATCGAGCAAGGGATCGACGTGGCCATTCGCGTCGGCAACCCCAGCGACTCGCGCCTGGTGTCGCGGCCCCTGGGGCCCCATCGAATTGGTGCGTTTGCCTCACCCCACTACCTGGACCGCAATGGCACGCCGACCACCGTCGAGCAACTGGCGCAACACGAGTGCGTGAATTTTCGCTACCAGAGTACCGGGCAGCCTTTGCGCTGGCCCTACCAGGCCGGCGACAAAGTGCTGGAGTGGAGCCCCGACGCCGCATTCACCGTGGATGTCAGCGACGCGGTAGCAGCCATCATGGCAGCGGGAGGCGGCATCGGCATCACGCCGCACTACGTGGCCGCGCCTTATGTTCGCCGAGGTGAACTGGTTCCGATCCTGCCCCAGTTCACCGTGGAGCGCTTTTCCATCACCGCCCTGTGGCCGGAAAGCCGGCGTGGGAGCCCCAACGTAAAAGCCTTCATCGCCTTTGTGCTTGAGTTGTTCCCTGAAACGCCCGCCTGGGATGAGGCGGTGAATCAGGCGGTCGCCGCGCGGCTGGGTTGA
- a CDS encoding transcriptional regulator → MDDTRSRHALQVADVVCERIERLIVDGVLKTGQLLPSERRLTEKLGVSRTALREGLKLLRARGIIETEQGKGSFVADLSGNSVASPLMHLFSSQPRTLYDLFEVRSLLEGESARLAALRGTEADFVLITRSYEALLDAHARSLEPSEHARLDHAFHLAICEASHNPVLVQTLRSLTDLLLSTVFASVNNLYHREPQKRQIDRQHARLYNAVTGRLPEQARKAAVAHIQSICDNLREIESEEQRLVRATLRLEGWT, encoded by the coding sequence ATGGACGACACCCGGAGCCGTCACGCGCTTCAAGTGGCCGATGTGGTGTGCGAGCGTATCGAGCGCTTGATCGTGGACGGCGTGCTCAAGACGGGGCAGTTGCTGCCATCGGAGCGTCGGCTGACAGAAAAACTCGGTGTCTCGCGCACCGCGCTGCGTGAGGGCCTGAAGCTGTTGCGCGCCCGCGGGATCATCGAGACCGAGCAGGGCAAGGGCTCATTCGTCGCCGACCTGTCGGGCAACAGCGTCGCGTCGCCGCTGATGCACCTGTTCAGCTCACAACCACGCACGCTGTACGACCTGTTCGAGGTCCGCAGCCTGCTCGAAGGCGAATCCGCCCGCCTGGCCGCCTTGCGTGGCACGGAGGCCGATTTTGTCCTGATCACCCGCAGTTACGAGGCGCTGCTCGATGCCCATGCGCGTTCACTGGAGCCCTCCGAACACGCCCGGCTCGACCACGCGTTTCACCTGGCGATCTGCGAGGCGTCGCACAATCCGGTGTTGGTGCAGACCTTGCGTTCGTTGACGGACCTGCTGCTCAGCACGGTGTTCGCCTCGGTCAACAACCTCTACCACCGCGAGCCGCAGAAACGGCAGATCGATCGCCAGCACGCAAGGCTCTACAACGCGGTCACCGGGCGGCTTCCCGAGCAGGCGCGCAAAGCCGCTGTCGCGCATATCCAGAGCATCTGCGACAACCTCAGGGAAATCGAAAGCGAAGAGCAACGCCTGGTCCGTGCCACGTTGCGACTTGAGGGATGGACATGA
- a CDS encoding glycolate oxidase subunit GlcD: MNILYDERVDGVLPEVDKAALLQALQARLPALEILHQREELMPYECDGLSAYRTTPLLVVLPRHVDEVQGVLALCHERRVPVVARGAGTGLSGGALPQEKGVLLVMARFNHILHVDPAARTARVQPGVRNLAISQAAAPFGLYYAPDPSSQIACSIGGNVAENAGGVHCLKYGLTVHNLLKVEILTVEGERLTLGSDALDSPGLDLLALFTGSEGMLGVITEVTVKLLPKPQTAKVLLAAFDSVEKAGRAVADIIAAGIIPGGLEMMDNLAIRAAEDFIHAGYPVEADAILLCELDGVEADVHEDCDRVRQVLEQAGATEVRQARDEAERVRFWAGRKNAFPAVGRLSPDYYCMDGTIPRRELPGVLQAIAALSAEYGLRVANVFHAGDGNMHPLILFDANQAGELDRAEALGGKILELCVKVGGSITGEHGVGREKINQMCAQFNSDELTVFHAVKAAFDPTGLLNPGKNIPTLHRCAEFGAMHVHLGQLPFPALERF, translated from the coding sequence ATGAACATTCTCTACGATGAACGCGTGGACGGCGTGCTGCCCGAGGTGGATAAAGCCGCGCTGCTGCAAGCCTTGCAGGCGCGCTTGCCGGCGCTTGAGATCCTGCACCAGCGCGAGGAACTCATGCCTTACGAATGCGACGGGCTGTCGGCCTATCGCACCACGCCCCTGCTGGTGGTGCTGCCCCGTCATGTCGACGAAGTCCAGGGCGTGTTAGCGCTGTGTCACGAAAGACGGGTGCCCGTCGTCGCCCGGGGGGCCGGGACCGGTTTGTCGGGCGGCGCCCTGCCGCAGGAAAAAGGCGTGTTGCTGGTCATGGCGCGCTTCAACCATATCCTGCATGTCGACCCGGCCGCCCGCACCGCCCGCGTGCAGCCCGGGGTGCGCAACCTGGCGATTTCCCAGGCCGCCGCGCCCTTCGGCCTGTACTACGCGCCGGACCCGTCCTCGCAGATCGCCTGCTCGATCGGCGGCAACGTCGCCGAAAATGCCGGTGGCGTGCATTGCCTCAAATATGGCCTGACCGTGCACAACCTACTCAAGGTCGAGATCCTCACTGTCGAGGGTGAACGACTGACCTTGGGCAGTGATGCGCTCGATTCACCGGGGCTTGACCTGCTGGCGTTGTTCACCGGTTCCGAGGGCATGCTCGGGGTGATCACCGAGGTCACGGTCAAGTTGCTGCCCAAGCCCCAGACCGCGAAGGTCTTGCTGGCGGCGTTCGACTCGGTCGAAAAAGCCGGGCGCGCGGTGGCGGACATCATTGCCGCGGGCATCATCCCCGGTGGCCTGGAGATGATGGACAACCTGGCGATCCGCGCCGCCGAAGACTTCATCCATGCCGGTTACCCGGTGGAAGCCGACGCCATCCTGTTGTGCGAACTCGACGGTGTCGAAGCGGACGTCCACGAGGACTGCGACCGCGTGCGCCAGGTACTGGAACAGGCCGGCGCCACCGAAGTACGCCAGGCCCGCGACGAGGCCGAACGCGTGCGTTTCTGGGCCGGACGCAAGAACGCGTTTCCGGCCGTGGGCCGTCTCTCGCCGGACTACTACTGCATGGACGGGACGATCCCGCGCCGGGAACTGCCCGGCGTGTTGCAGGCGATTGCCGCGCTGTCGGCCGAATACGGCCTGCGGGTGGCCAACGTGTTCCATGCCGGTGACGGCAACATGCACCCGCTGATCCTGTTCGATGCCAACCAGGCGGGCGAGCTCGATCGCGCTGAAGCCCTGGGGGGCAAGATCCTCGAGTTGTGCGTGAAGGTCGGCGGCAGCATCACCGGTGAGCACGGGGTGGGCCGCGAGAAAATCAACCAGATGTGCGCGCAGTTCAACAGCGACGAATTGACGGTGTTCCATGCCGTCAAGGCCGCCTTCGACCCCACCGGCCTGCTCAACCCTGGCAAGAACATCCCGACGCTGCACCGCTGCGCCGAGTTTGGCGCCATGCACGTGCACCTGGGGCAGTTGCCCTTCCCTGCACTGGAGCGTTTCTGA
- the glcE gene encoding glycolate oxidase, giving the protein MHSALDRDASDTLLEQVNQALENATALRIQGGNSKAFLGRPVTGELLDIRPHRGIVSYDPTELVVTVRCGTPLQVLSEVLDAAQQMLPCEPPSFGDATVGGMIASGLSGPRRPWAGSVRDFVLGTRVITGQGKLLRFGGEVMKNVAGYDLSRLMAGSFGTLGVITEVSLKVLPKPRQTLSISLEMDSQQALQRLAQWGQQPLPISAACHDGTRLHLRLEGGEGSVKAARDRLGGERLDGSFWRSLNEQRLDFFNEEHPLWRLSVPHNTPWLPLPGKQLIDWGGAQRWLKSGAEAPFIRQIVEGAGGHVTCYSHGLVDSPFQPLPSALLRYHRNLKQQLDPRGIFNPARLYAEL; this is encoded by the coding sequence ATGCACAGCGCACTCGACAGGGACGCCAGCGACACGTTGCTCGAACAGGTCAACCAGGCGCTGGAAAACGCCACCGCGTTGCGGATCCAGGGCGGCAACAGCAAGGCCTTCCTGGGACGTCCGGTCACGGGCGAACTCTTGGACATTCGCCCGCACCGGGGCATCGTCAGCTATGACCCGACGGAACTGGTGGTGACCGTTCGTTGCGGCACGCCCTTGCAGGTCTTGTCCGAGGTGCTGGACGCTGCGCAGCAAATGTTGCCTTGTGAACCACCGTCGTTCGGCGACGCCACGGTCGGCGGCATGATTGCCAGCGGGCTCTCCGGACCGCGTCGCCCCTGGGCCGGCTCGGTGCGGGATTTCGTCCTCGGCACCCGGGTCATCACCGGCCAGGGCAAGCTGTTGCGCTTCGGCGGCGAAGTCATGAAGAACGTCGCCGGCTACGACCTGTCGCGCCTGATGGCGGGCAGTTTCGGCACCCTTGGGGTGATCACCGAAGTGTCGCTCAAGGTGCTGCCCAAACCTCGGCAAACCTTGAGCATCAGCCTTGAGATGGACAGCCAGCAGGCCTTGCAGCGGCTGGCGCAATGGGGCCAACAACCGCTGCCGATCAGCGCCGCCTGTCATGACGGAACGCGGCTGCACCTGCGCCTCGAAGGTGGCGAAGGCTCGGTCAAAGCCGCCCGCGACCGTTTGGGCGGTGAGCGGCTGGACGGTTCATTCTGGCGAAGCCTGAACGAACAGCGCCTGGATTTCTTCAATGAAGAGCATCCGCTGTGGCGTCTGTCCGTACCCCATAACACGCCGTGGCTGCCCTTGCCTGGCAAGCAATTGATCGACTGGGGCGGTGCCCAGCGCTGGCTCAAGTCCGGCGCCGAAGCCCCATTCATCCGCCAGATCGTCGAAGGCGCCGGCGGCCACGTGACCTGCTACAGCCATGGCCTGGTCGACAGTCCGTTCCAGCCGTTGCCAAGCGCCCTGCTGCGTTATCACCGCAACCTCAAGCAACAACTCGACCCCCGGGGCATTTTCAACCCCGCACGCCTGTACGCGGAGCTTTGA
- the glcF gene encoding glycolate oxidase iron-sulfur subunit, producing MQTTLSEAARQLPRAEEAESILRTCVHCGFCNATCPTYQLLGDELDGPRGRIYLIKQVLEGNPVTAKTQQHLDRCLSCRNCETTCPSGVDYHNLLDIGRAVVDSAVARPLGQRLLREGLRTVVPNPGVFKGLVGGGRVFRPWLPDTLRAKVPRHVPAAKPRPVSRHARQVLMLEGCVQPSLSPNTNAAAARVLDRLGISVTAVGEAGCCGAVDYHLDAQAAGLDRARRNIDAWWPSIENGAEAIVQTASGCGAFIKDYGHLLGHDPVYAEKAKAVSALAKDLVEVLREEPLQTLRVHSDQRLAFHCPCTLQHAQKLGGAVEAVLTKLGFELTEVPDSHLCCGSAGTYSITQPELARQLRDNRLNALESGRPDVIVTANIGCQSHLDGAGRTPVRHWIEWVEAALP from the coding sequence ATGCAGACCACCTTGAGTGAAGCGGCTCGCCAACTGCCTCGCGCCGAAGAGGCCGAAAGCATCTTGCGCACGTGCGTGCACTGCGGCTTCTGCAATGCCACCTGTCCCACCTATCAGCTGCTCGGCGACGAACTGGATGGGCCGAGGGGGCGCATCTACCTGATCAAGCAAGTGCTCGAAGGCAACCCGGTCACGGCGAAGACCCAGCAACACCTGGACCGTTGCCTGTCGTGCCGCAACTGCGAAACCACCTGCCCCTCCGGGGTCGACTACCACAACCTGCTGGACATCGGCCGCGCCGTGGTCGACTCGGCGGTGGCACGGCCGCTCGGCCAACGCCTGTTGCGCGAGGGCTTGCGGACGGTCGTGCCCAACCCCGGTGTGTTCAAGGGGCTGGTGGGCGGCGGCCGGGTGTTTCGTCCATGGCTGCCCGACACCTTGCGCGCCAAGGTGCCGCGCCACGTGCCTGCCGCCAAGCCACGACCGGTCAGCCGCCATGCCCGGCAGGTGCTCATGCTCGAAGGCTGTGTGCAACCGAGCCTGTCACCCAATACCAACGCGGCGGCGGCGCGGGTCCTGGATCGCCTGGGGATCAGTGTGACGGCCGTGGGCGAAGCCGGTTGTTGCGGTGCCGTGGACTATCACCTCGACGCCCAGGCCGCGGGTCTGGATCGTGCCCGGCGCAACATCGACGCGTGGTGGCCGAGCATCGAGAACGGTGCCGAAGCCATCGTGCAAACCGCCAGCGGTTGCGGCGCATTCATCAAGGACTACGGGCATTTGCTCGGCCACGACCCGGTCTACGCCGAAAAGGCGAAGGCAGTCAGCGCCCTGGCCAAGGACCTGGTTGAAGTGCTGCGCGAAGAACCACTGCAAACCCTGCGCGTGCACAGCGACCAGCGCCTGGCATTCCACTGCCCGTGCACCTTGCAGCACGCGCAAAAGCTGGGCGGCGCCGTCGAGGCAGTGCTGACGAAGCTCGGCTTCGAGCTCACAGAGGTCCCCGACAGCCACTTGTGTTGCGGCTCGGCGGGGACCTACTCGATCACCCAACCCGAACTGGCGAGACAACTGCGCGACAACAGACTCAACGCCCTGGAAAGCGGGCGCCCCGACGTGATCGTCACCGCCAACATCGGCTGCCAGTCCCACCTTGACGGGGCCGGCCGAACCCCGGTCCGACACTGGATCGAGTGGGTCGAAGCCGCGTTGCCTTAA
- a CDS encoding short-chain dehydrogenase has product MTDIKHGLPHEVEGKVALVTGAASGIGKAIALLLHGRGAKVVAEDRNPAVEDLARPGLVPLVADITEDGAAERAVGLAVEQFGRLDILVNNAGIIINKLVIDMTRDDWERIQAVNATAAFLHCREAVKAMMPNRAGAIVNIASYAAYFAFPTIAAYTASKGALAQLTRTLALEVIEHGIRVNAIGVGDVVTHILDEVVDDGPGFLARHGEAAPIGRAAQPEEIAEVVAFLASGRASFMVGSVVMVDGGMTVTAG; this is encoded by the coding sequence ATGACGGATATCAAGCACGGTCTACCCCACGAAGTCGAAGGCAAAGTCGCGCTGGTCACCGGCGCCGCCAGCGGCATCGGCAAGGCGATTGCATTGTTGCTGCATGGGCGTGGTGCCAAGGTCGTGGCCGAGGACCGCAACCCCGCCGTCGAAGACCTCGCCCGTCCCGGGCTGGTGCCCCTGGTGGCCGACATCACCGAAGACGGCGCCGCGGAGCGCGCGGTCGGCCTGGCCGTCGAGCAGTTCGGGCGGCTGGACATACTGGTCAACAACGCCGGCATCATCATCAACAAATTGGTCATCGACATGACCCGCGACGATTGGGAGCGCATCCAGGCCGTCAACGCCACTGCGGCGTTCCTGCATTGCCGCGAAGCGGTCAAGGCGATGATGCCCAACCGCGCCGGGGCCATCGTCAACATCGCGTCCTATGCCGCCTATTTTGCCTTTCCCACCATTGCCGCCTACACCGCGTCAAAAGGGGCGTTGGCCCAACTGACCCGCACACTGGCGCTGGAAGTGATCGAGCATGGCATTCGCGTCAATGCCATTGGCGTCGGTGACGTGGTCACCCACATCCTTGATGAAGTGGTCGACGACGGTCCGGGTTTCCTGGCCCGGCACGGCGAAGCCGCCCCCATCGGGCGTGCCGCGCAGCCCGAGGAAATCGCCGAAGTCGTCGCGTTTCTCGCATCCGGCCGCGCGAGTTTCATGGTGGGTTCGGTGGTCATGGTTGACGGGGGAATGACCGTCACTGCGGGTTGA
- a CDS encoding AraC family transcriptional regulator, whose product MEPAVHPPEHDDLAARDTPRIPAESMPQHLPAPPQALPSHPQLQDVVVQLFSHHSVVEPIRVPAVVEPLLVLVLAGRAKVEERALDGAWEAAEVEAGDFFLTHTHEPYEMRWQTIDCDAFEVMHLYLGLPLIDQAARDLLGEHCAPVSFADLSGARDERVSFILDQLRVELIEERQPSPLFVHGLAQALAVHLIRRYSAAHSGQRRHNGLQAYKLRRVLTAMNACLADDFHLAHLARIADLSEYHFSRVFKRATGLSPSQYFIRLRMSRARHLLLETDRSIIDIGLEVGYSSASHFSQVFRREVGITPSAYRQA is encoded by the coding sequence ATGGAGCCTGCCGTGCACCCGCCTGAACATGATGACCTGGCCGCCCGTGATACGCCGCGCATCCCGGCCGAATCGATGCCGCAGCACCTGCCGGCCCCCCCGCAGGCGTTGCCTTCGCACCCGCAACTGCAGGACGTGGTAGTGCAGTTGTTCAGCCATCACAGCGTTGTCGAGCCGATACGGGTGCCGGCCGTGGTGGAGCCGCTGCTGGTGCTGGTCCTGGCCGGCCGGGCCAAGGTCGAGGAACGCGCCCTCGACGGGGCGTGGGAAGCCGCCGAGGTCGAGGCTGGCGACTTCTTCCTCACCCACACCCACGAACCCTACGAGATGCGCTGGCAAACCATCGACTGTGACGCCTTCGAGGTGATGCACCTGTACCTCGGTCTGCCACTGATCGACCAGGCTGCCCGTGACCTGCTGGGCGAGCATTGCGCACCAGTGAGCTTTGCCGACCTCTCCGGAGCACGGGACGAACGCGTGAGCTTCATCCTCGATCAGTTGCGCGTCGAACTCATCGAGGAACGCCAACCCAGCCCGCTGTTCGTGCACGGTCTGGCCCAGGCCCTGGCCGTGCACCTGATCCGTCGCTACAGCGCCGCGCACAGCGGCCAGCGACGCCACAATGGGTTGCAGGCCTACAAGTTGCGCCGCGTCCTCACGGCGATGAACGCGTGCCTGGCCGATGACTTCCACCTTGCACACCTGGCCCGGATCGCCGACTTGAGCGAGTACCACTTCAGCCGGGTGTTCAAGCGGGCCACGGGGTTGTCGCCTTCGCAGTATTTCATCCGGCTGCGGATGAGTCGTGCCCGCCATCTGCTGCTCGAGACCGATCGCAGCATCATCGACATCGGGCTGGAGGTGGGTTATTCCAGCGCCAGCCATTTCTCCCAGGTGTTCCGTCGAGAAGTGGGCATCACGCCCAGCGCCTACCGCCAGGCGTGA
- a CDS encoding DoxX family protein — protein sequence MHLANPTLRAALAALNARALRLEPYLYAMLRTVFALVLFTHGLPKALGTAHGSMADPMAASINLIQNVMGLPFATQLAVLVMLLETVGAVMLAIGLATRGVALLIAVQMLAISYALGPTWPWIDRGIEFPVLMGCLALYLVARGGGAYSADAHLLRVTIGPSWSRKIP from the coding sequence ATGCACCTTGCAAACCCAACGCTACGCGCCGCCCTGGCCGCCCTCAACGCCCGGGCCCTGCGCTTGGAACCGTACCTGTACGCCATGCTGCGAACTGTCTTCGCGCTCGTGCTGTTCACCCACGGACTGCCCAAGGCCCTGGGCACGGCCCACGGCTCGATGGCCGACCCGATGGCCGCATCGATCAACCTGATCCAGAACGTGATGGGATTGCCGTTCGCCACACAGTTGGCGGTTCTGGTCATGCTGCTGGAAACAGTGGGCGCCGTCATGCTGGCGATCGGTCTGGCCACCCGCGGGGTCGCGCTGCTGATCGCCGTTCAGATGCTTGCCATCAGTTACGCGCTCGGGCCGACCTGGCCCTGGATAGACCGGGGCATTGAGTTTCCCGTGTTGATGGGATGCCTTGCACTCTACCTCGTGGCGCGCGGCGGCGGAGCGTACTCAGCGGATGCCCACCTGCTGCGGGTTACAATCGGGCCTTCTTGGTCAAGGAAGATTCCTTGA
- a CDS encoding biopolymer transporter ExbD: MAFSTQDSDEVLSEINVTPLVDVMLVLLVVFIVTAPLLTNAIPINLPKTESVAPVEQKDPLVVSIDDKGKVFIDKDEIQADLLETNLQAAKAKNPEVRVQLQADNGVNYGEVARAMASIERAGITKLSVITAK, translated from the coding sequence ATGGCCTTCTCCACACAAGACAGCGATGAAGTGCTCAGCGAGATCAACGTCACACCCTTGGTGGACGTCATGCTGGTGCTGCTGGTGGTGTTCATCGTCACCGCGCCGCTGCTGACCAACGCGATCCCGATCAACCTGCCCAAGACCGAGTCGGTGGCGCCGGTGGAGCAGAAAGACCCGCTGGTGGTGAGCATCGATGACAAAGGCAAGGTGTTCATCGACAAGGATGAAATCCAGGCGGATCTGCTCGAAACCAACCTGCAGGCGGCCAAGGCGAAGAACCCCGAGGTGCGCGTGCAATTGCAGGCGGACAACGGGGTGAACTACGGTGAAGTAGCACGGGCGATGGCTTCGATCGAACGGGCGGGGATCACCAAGCTGTCGGTGATTACCGCGAAGTAG
- a CDS encoding biopolymer transporter ExbB, whose translation MNLIASPFESTEHSVIWLLILFSVVTWGLALFKGVQFTRLKRQDRTFHKRFWAASSLDSAAELAHSQPGAAARVALAGYAAIQVNDPANADLSQSINHQDRLERALRQQIVRERRSLESGLAILASVGSTSPFIGLFGTVWGIMSALKGISAAGSASLETVAGPIGAALVATGVGIAVAVPAVLVYNYLLRRLKLAAADLDDFAHDFYSLAQKHAFRVLLHPVLNKSGATVAGQAVKEAS comes from the coding sequence ATGAACCTGATTGCATCCCCCTTCGAATCCACCGAACACTCCGTCATCTGGCTGTTGATCCTTTTTTCCGTCGTGACCTGGGGGCTCGCCCTGTTCAAGGGCGTGCAGTTCACCCGTCTCAAGAGGCAGGATCGAACCTTCCACAAGCGTTTCTGGGCAGCGTCGAGCCTGGACTCCGCCGCCGAGCTTGCCCACAGCCAGCCCGGTGCCGCCGCCCGTGTCGCGTTGGCCGGTTATGCGGCGATCCAGGTCAATGACCCGGCCAATGCCGACCTCAGTCAGTCGATCAACCATCAGGACCGGCTCGAAAGGGCCCTGCGCCAGCAGATCGTGCGAGAGCGGCGCTCGCTGGAATCCGGGCTGGCGATTCTCGCCAGTGTCGGCAGCACCTCGCCCTTCATCGGCCTGTTCGGCACCGTCTGGGGGATCATGTCGGCCTTGAAAGGCATCAGCGCAGCGGGCTCGGCAAGCCTTGAAACCGTCGCCGGCCCGATCGGCGCGGCGCTGGTTGCCACGGGTGTGGGGATCGCCGTCGCGGTGCCGGCGGTGCTGGTCTACAACTACTTGCTGCGTCGCCTGAAGCTGGCCGCCGCCGACCTCGATGATTTCGCCCACGACTTCTACAGCCTGGCGCAAAAACACGCGTTCCGAGTGCTGCTGCACCCGGTGCTGAACAAGTCCGGGGCGACCGTCGCCGGCCAAGCTGTCAAGGAGGCCTCCTGA